A genomic region of Fodinisporobacter ferrooxydans contains the following coding sequences:
- a CDS encoding MGDG synthase family glycosyltransferase produces MSKNWKVLILYASYGEGHRQVSRVLEKHFHKKGIESVMVTDLFAEAHPWINAFTRYLYVKSYTFLPSLYGWSYYSTQNMHNDTLLSRLFHSFGIRKLREIIQREQPDVVINTFPMQVMPEFRKKAGCPIPTVTVLTDFALHNRWLHPEIDQFYVPTEEMKMQMIRKGIYTGQIQVSGIPLREGFECPDLHTTLQHYQEYGLDPSKKIVLVMASAYGRSMLKKIGHACLANGDLQMILLCGKNQSLQKELETEFSRHSMIRVFGYVDAIPQLMKMSSCLVTKAGGITLTEALAINLPIIIFRPVPGQEAENARYLTKKGAAITIQRADELPAVVTRLLDDANRLSEMRRAVQYIHKSNAAETIVDDIIDRMRQKVVQY; encoded by the coding sequence ATGAGCAAAAACTGGAAAGTGTTAATTCTCTACGCAAGCTACGGGGAGGGACATCGGCAAGTATCTCGGGTGTTGGAAAAACATTTTCACAAAAAAGGCATCGAGAGTGTGATGGTAACGGATTTATTTGCTGAGGCTCATCCTTGGATCAATGCTTTCACACGATACCTGTATGTAAAAAGTTATACGTTTCTGCCATCGTTATATGGGTGGTCGTATTATTCAACGCAAAACATGCACAACGATACGTTGTTGTCTCGCCTGTTTCACTCTTTTGGAATTCGCAAATTGCGGGAGATTATCCAAAGGGAACAACCGGATGTTGTGATTAATACATTTCCCATGCAGGTCATGCCGGAGTTTCGAAAAAAAGCAGGTTGCCCGATTCCTACCGTTACGGTGCTGACAGATTTCGCATTGCACAATCGTTGGCTTCATCCTGAAATCGATCAATTTTACGTGCCGACAGAAGAGATGAAAATGCAGATGATAAGGAAAGGAATTTATACCGGGCAAATTCAAGTGAGCGGCATTCCATTGCGAGAGGGTTTTGAGTGCCCTGATTTACATACGACTCTCCAACACTATCAAGAATATGGACTTGATCCGTCTAAAAAAATCGTGTTGGTGATGGCAAGTGCGTATGGAAGATCCATGCTGAAAAAAATTGGCCATGCATGTTTGGCAAACGGCGATTTGCAAATGATTTTACTTTGCGGAAAAAATCAATCCTTACAAAAAGAATTGGAAACGGAATTTTCCCGTCATTCCATGATCCGTGTGTTCGGATATGTGGATGCAATTCCCCAACTTATGAAAATGTCTTCATGTCTTGTTACGAAAGCGGGAGGCATAACACTTACAGAAGCTCTTGCAATCAATCTGCCTATCATTATTTTTCGGCCGGTTCCCGGACAAGAGGCGGAAAACGCCCGTTACCTGACAAAAAAGGGAGCGGCGATTACGATTCAGCGTGCCGACGAATTGCCGGCCGTGGTAACACGGCTTTTGGATGATGCAAATCGGTTATCAGAGATGCGGAGAGCAGTGCAATATATTCATAAAAGCAATGCGGCGGAAACGATCGTTGACGATATTATCGATCGAATGCGGCAAAAAGTAGTACAATATTAA
- a CDS encoding succinylglutamate desuccinylase/aspartoacylase family protein translates to MEVIQSELGADTSLKTPFYVLHGAQKGLVCMVTAGIHGKEIAGILAAQRLLQVKIEKGTLILVPTVNQIAYRNRIRGNPDLNRTFPRKAGDKCRHRLAAELFRVSKKYRPSWCLDLHEATGFSRLNKGKLGQSIICYPNSQTIHISQEVVKRINRRIDTPHERFTISRHILPGSFRTAAARILQSHSVTVETSMSLALSSRILYQEEIVKLFLQQIGLINETE, encoded by the coding sequence ATGGAAGTAATACAATCGGAATTGGGAGCCGACACATCTCTGAAAACCCCGTTTTATGTGCTGCATGGGGCGCAAAAGGGGCTGGTTTGCATGGTGACTGCAGGGATTCATGGAAAAGAAATCGCAGGTATTTTGGCGGCGCAGCGGTTGTTGCAAGTAAAGATCGAAAAAGGAACTTTAATTTTGGTGCCGACCGTAAATCAGATTGCGTATCGTAATCGCATTCGGGGCAATCCTGATCTGAACCGAACATTTCCACGCAAAGCCGGAGACAAGTGTCGGCACCGATTAGCTGCCGAGTTATTCCGGGTTTCCAAGAAATATCGACCGTCATGGTGTTTGGATCTCCATGAAGCAACCGGTTTTTCGCGGTTGAACAAAGGGAAATTAGGCCAATCTATTATTTGTTATCCAAACTCGCAAACCATTCACATCTCGCAAGAAGTAGTAAAAAGAATAAACCGGCGCATCGATACGCCGCATGAGCGTTTTACAATCAGCCGCCACATCCTTCCCGGTTCTTTTCGAACAGCTGCCGCCCGCATACTGCAATCCCATTCCGTAACGGTGGAAACTTCCATGAGCCTTGCTTTATCGTCGCGAATATTGTATCAGGAGGAAATTGTAAAATTATTTTTACAACAAATTGGCTTAATCAATGAAACAGAATGA